In Salarias fasciatus chromosome 4, fSalaFa1.1, whole genome shotgun sequence, the DNA window CCTTCGGACGCGCCCGTGCCGCTCCTCAGCTGACCTCGCTGCCTCCAAAGCCCTCAGGAAACCAACTGCACATGGACGGTCACATCCGTGGGTCGTGCAGGCCAGTGCCTCTCCTGGTCCTCGATCAGAGAACCAGCAGTCTGGAGCCGGAGGCAGGGCCAGAGGACAGGGGAGAGCCTCTGAAAGCCAGCCTCTCCATCCCGGGTGAGACGATCCAGCCTCAGCCCGAGTCCAAACCCTATGGCTGAGCGACGCTCAGAAAACTGGGACACGTTCACTTGGTCCTGAAATGGTTCTTTGCAAGAAAAGGTACTGCGAAGCCCCATTTTTCTATAAAtaccttcccctctctctcactcccaccctctctctgtctccctctgttgCTCGTGTGCATGAGGCCCTCTCCGAGGGCTGAGAAATGACCCAGAAACTGAGCGCTGTACCAGCCAGGGACACTTCTCTGATTAGAGCGACTCAGTAGCGGAGCACCAGTTCCGGAGATGAAGCGCGCAGATTGGCTCAAGGttataatcacacacacacacacatacagtccaGCAGTGCTACAGCTGATGCAAATTACTGGTGAATGCAAATTTACAAAAAAGGTTAACTCAGACGGAGGTTCACTGCATGTCAATTATTACAAGCACAATGGATTCTTTAACTGTCCTggagggagctgcaggaggggcTGCTGTGCTGCATGTTGCTAGTGCTTCCACAGCAGCCCATCCTCTCCTGAGACTGTAGATCACCTTCATACTACAAGTCCTGAAACTGCAGAGACCAACGAGAACATTAAAGACATGAGAAACCACCTTAACAGGGGGGCACTCCAGAGATCggcaaacaaaaatcaaaactgtATGAAAATAGCATTTATTGGATGCAAACCCCGATAATGTGAGCACATTTTTCAGTCGGAGCCCTCGTTCACCAGCCGTGCCTTCAGACGCATCATGACCGACCAGCTCAGAACTGTAACACTGGGTTGTTTTCAGTCTCTCACACAGGCAGGTGCTGGATGAAGTTTTGATAGTTGAGGTAAAAAGTTAAGAAAGAAGATATTAGCTGAACCCTGACATTGGAAACCACGGGGGGAGGAAACTTtgacagcattaaaaaaacaaaacaaaacaaaaaaaaaaacacacatttagctGGTATCAATAATACTTAACTTGCACTTTTTCAGGCTTATTTGCATGAAATCCTCCATACACGATCTGGTGATTATTCTCAGTCTGTACGTTAGGAAATTAGCTTGGAGCAGCGACTCTTCTAGCAAGTTCAAATCATCCTCATGTGCACGTCGTGTTTCGCACAGATTTGGTTGTGTACCGTTATGATTCTTATAAGCCTTATGAGCGCTTTGGCATTAGTTCTGGAACTAATTCACTCGCACATGAAGCTCGGAGTAACTCGACAGTGATTGGCTACACAGACGTGGTAAGAAGCCGAAGCTGCGACAGTCAATATTTAGCGTCCTCTTTGATCATACCACCACAGTCTGAATCTCCACCTCCTCAGGGGAGGTGATGACATATTCCTCTTGCTGCTGCACCATCTGTATTCCCTCCTGCACCGCTTCCTCCGTGGTAACCATGGTGACCGTCCCCTCCGACGTCTCCATGGCGCCCGCCGTGGCCAGCAGCGTGCCGTCGCTGATGGCGGAGGCCAGCGTCATGGCCACCTGCTCCGTCAGGCTCTCGGGCGTGGCGATGGTGATGGTGTCGCCGCAGTCGGAGACGGACGGGCCGTCCTCGTTCACGGCCACGTTCCGCACGATGATCTGGTGGCTGCCGGTCCCGCCGGCGCCCTGAGACTGGCTGACGATTTGCTGAACCACTTTCATGATGTGGTTTTCCatctgggagggggggggaagtTTTGTATAAATGTTGCACAACTTTTAATCATGCGAAAAAATATTCCAACATGTCTCAAATCTGCACTTCAGAATCCAGATTCTCCAACAGCTCATGATGAATGTGTTCCCTTCTGTGCTGCGGTGTACATACTGACCTCATTTTGGCTGTCCTGGATGAGTGtaacttcctcctcctgcagttcCCCCTCTGTTTGAGTCTGGAggacatgaataaaacaaacaaaatttcATATATTCATTGTCCATTTCTGTGGAAATCATTTGGAACTGCACAGATTCCTCTGGCAGTAtcctttaaaggggaacggtcgtttttacaatctggaccttatttcacattcgtcacaacaacatttactcacccgtttgactttcgtgtgatttgcagttggttcggagataattagatgctcccatatccatataacggcagcgggcggggcaccgacatgcagccgttatagacgctcttttctcttatgtttgttgtggggtggtagatacatgtaaatgtattaagtcagcatcacttagcgctattgggaagtctgtaaaccggctagattgagcaaatctctaggaactctgaagcgatgatgtcatcacactgcgccgtggcgcactgtgtttgtttacatggaagtagcatctctgctctgcagtcagaccacggcatctcgatcggcttttttaggcagtcagtttattttcagctggttgtaactttggtacaatggtctgagtgtgcatatatcctggctgtgaaagtaaaatgaccagctggacgtcaccgagctcacaggctcccacttcgtgacgggatttattgaagctatggctaatagcgctcaacacggaccccagcatcaaagttcaaactttaccacatttggattatcgggtgtgtagtgcccacttcatatcggaggacttcttctcagttcaggaatgaaatgaaggccagaagatccagagaatgaatctcaaaaagaatgccattccagcggctgcaggaggagagcaggtcgaggtaatgtgatgctaataatattcattttttcctttactaatgtctagagttggcgagaatgttataaacttgttcctactccttttgagcaacagtgtacagaatattttactgtttatgtacaactcttgtcattgacagatatacttgtatcatcctttgattttgctcaaatgaactaaacagtaaacatcccagcctctaggaattagtaaagaaaaaaatgaatagcgttagcgtcttgttacctcgacctgctctcctcctgcagccgctggaatggcattctttttgagattcattctctggatcttctggccttcatttctttcctgaactgggaagaagtcctccgatgtgaagtgggcactacacacccgataatccaaatgtggtaaagtttgaACTGTGAtactggggtccgtgttgagcgctattagccatagcttcaataaatccctgtcacgaagtgggagcctgtgagctcagtgacgtccagctggtcattttactttcacagccaggatatatgcacactcagaccattgtaccaaagttacaaccagctgaaaataaactctgactgcctaaaaaagccgatcgagatgccgtggtctgactgcagagcagagacgctacttccatgtaaacaaacacagtgcgccacggcgcagtgtgatgacatcatcgcttcagagttcccggagagtagctcaatctagccggttacagacttcccaatagggctaagtgatgctgacttaataaatttacatgaatctaccacaccacaacaaacataagagaaaagagcgtctgtaacggctgcatgtcggtgccccgcccgctgccgttatatggatatgggagcatctaattatctccgaaccaactgcaaatcacacgaaagtcaaacaggtgcgtaaatgttgttgtgacgaatgtgaaataaggtcccgattgtaaaaacgaccgttcccctttaaacaCTGAACGACAGAGATCAGGCAGTCTGGCCTGGATGAAGCCGACGATCCTCTCAGATCTCACCTTGATGATATACTCCTGTGTGTCTGCCACCACTGATGAAAACTCCACCAGGACGGCATGAGGATCCTCTGAGATGATGGCTGCCGTGGCGAGGCTGTCCACCGACGCCTGCTCTTCTGTTAAACCTTCTTGCTGCTCAATGGACTCATCCTTATGGCAGCCTCCTGGTGGAGAACAAGGAGGAACTATTAGATCAGCCATGAGAATATCTCCTTCCTAAAAGTCTTGTTTGGTCCATCATCCTGACCTTTGGCGCGCACGTGCCTGTTGAGCGTCCCATGTTCGGCAAACCCGCGTCCGcactttttacatttgaaaGGTTTCTCTCCAGTGTGGTGGCGGATATGTCGGACCAGGGAGCCTTTCTCTCTGAAGCCTCTCAAGCAGAAGTTACACACGTAAGGTTTCTCATCCCCGTGCGTCCGCTGGTGCACTTGCAGAGCGTTCTGATCGAGGAACAGGGAGACGTTAGGAGACGGCGGTGAAACGAGAACAATTCAACTCAAAGATTCAAACTTCAGTCACCTTGGTCTTGTATCCTTTGTTGCACCGGCTGCAGTGGTAGGGTCTTTCGTCGGAGTGGGCCCTCATATGTTCGCGCACGTGTCCGATGCTTTTGTACAGTTTCCCACATTCGCCGCATTTATATCTCCTCTCACTGACGTGCACTTCCATGTGCTTCTTCAGCAAGTAACCGGTCAAAAACTCTTTTTGACATAGCGTGCACTTAAACGGCTTATAACCTTCAGAAAAAGcacaggaaacaaagaaaatgttatCTATATCCATTTATAGCTCAAAAAAAGTAGAAGTAGCTCataattttcttatttttcttttgacagaggaagagctggcATGTTCATTTGTATTGAAGCTCTGAATTTAAATCAATCGACCGGCAGTCTCATCTACAAATCCAGGTGATTCCCGATTGATCAGCTTATTGAAAAGTTCTTCAGACTCTACAGAAAAGAGGCAATATCCCAACATCACTGGAGACCCTGGCCCAGTAATCGCCATTTTTAGAACGTCTCTGGAAGAACAACATATGACTTCACAGTAAAATGACATCTTTTTTAACATGGATGGAAAAGAGATGTTTTCTCCGATTCCAATGGAAAGACTAGGATAGAACTGTAATGAGCAAAAAGACGGATTCATTTAAACCGGGACTCCCTTCATAAAATCGCTCAAGAAGCTTTCTCTAACTTTACATTAACTCAAAAACCCCATATAGAAAGACCAGGTTTTGTTGGTTTGAGCATGTCatgccttttattttttattccacATATACTATGTTAACTCTATGAGTGTATATTCTACAAAATGagcaaaagatttttttttttaatttgttcttgTTTGTATGTTAATACAAAACAATGAATACAGTtcttagaaaaaagaaaaagaatatccagaaaaaaattaaaagtgagATTGAAAGTGATTCTTCCAGTGTGCAAAAACTCACCTGAATGACCTTTGACATGGAAGCGGAAATAATTCAAGCCCTTGAAGGAGCGGTTACAGTGTGGACACTTGTGCAATTTTGCTGATGCTCGATTATTACTTCCCCCCATTTtctacaaaagaaaacatggaggagaaCAAGCTATTAGAGCAGAAAGACAATTCGGTGCCCTATATAATTTGCAAACGGCATAATTTTTGCACATATACTGAAACCCACCTCTTCCATTTCCATAAACTCTTCTTTAACCTGGATCTCAATTATGCCATCGTCCGAATCGGGACGGTCGGAAACGACCTTATTCATCTCCTCCGGAGACGGAGAGGACTCCTCCAccaccgtctcctccgtccCCAGGGCGATGCCGGAGTTGATGATAGCCTGACAGATGAGGTTGTCTCCTGCTGCGGCAGCAGCGGCCAGAGCCTCTGCTTGAGACTGTTCCACCACCACCTGAACTCACAAAACATGAGCGttaccgagtgaaatcccacaGGAGCAACACTGCAATGGGATTAATATATTATTTCTATTATATTCAATCAAATATAAGATAAAATAAGGATGTAATATTCTCATATGTGGAACTTACAAACACTTCCAAAAGGAGTGGgagcagaattaaaaaaagatgactcATGGAAATGTTTGCAAACACTAAGTACCTGTGAACCtgtttcaatcaaaaaaaaaaacatctctctcTATTTGTTACAGTTGAGCATCAATTCATTCCATACTTTTATACTACAAACTGAAGtctaacaacaaacaaaaactaatgaGAATTTGAAAACTTTAATTTCCATTCAGATTGTAACAATCTCCACAGAAGAACCTCTGAATAGTTGTAAAGAGTACTTTCTTTTTGGCTTGAAACATTATTTGTGCCActtgcatttcattttgtctttaaaaaaatatgcttGTGTGACTAAAGCTTCCTCCTCCATGAAGTTTCTTATTGTTCTAttcagctgaagtgaaaataGTGAACTTTTGTAATTATTAACCCAGACGTCAATATGTAATTTACATATGGTAATATGATTACAAAGTAAAGAATTTCGAGTGATTTAtaattggaaaaagaaaactgtgcTTTATTTGTATTGAGATACTTCGGGATCGTTTGGATCATCCAGGTTTTGAGCAAAGTTTCCAGTTCATTTTCATATCTATTGCCACAACAAGAAATGTAATTTGTGGAACATTGAAATCACCATCATTTATTTAGTGCAGTGAAAATGGACACTGGAATCCAGAAACAACTTTTCACTGAACTATTCTGGTGAAGAGTTTCCTTAGTCATTGTTTCAGAAGCTTCAGCAAAAGTCCAGCAACGCATGCGGCTGACTGAGCTGCGCTCGTGGTTCCCAAATATCTGTGGATTTCAGTCACGCTCAACCGTTTTGGCAGGAATATGCCGCCGTGCATTCAGCATCTCCGCTGTACACActcacctgctgctcctgtgttgttccatccacctccattgtgAAGTGGACCTGATGGAGAACCTCTTGGGAGCCAGCTTCcaccacactgaccacagcagTCTGAGTCtccaccatctcctcctcctgcggctgctgctccacaaccaccacctcctgctgctggtcggCCGCTAAAGTCTGCTCAGCTTCGATTCCTGAAAAAGGTACAAAATCTTAAAGGATTATCATTTTACAAATCAGCTAAATAAATGATTTCATAGATACAAACAATTAGGCTCATTTGCTTTGATACAGCACAGAAACATCTAATTTTTTTAAGACACCTCACCTTTCTGCACACCATCTTTGCTGACCAGGATTTCCTTATATTGAACAAAGCGTATCTTTTCTGTGCAGGGCGTGAGAGCTTTCAGATGTCTGGTGAGAGCACCGGATTCTCTGAATGACTGGCCACAAAGGGTACATCGATACGGTCGCTCATCTGGAAGAGAATATACACCCACAAAATTATGACAACAATTTAGTTGAACTCGataacagaaagagaaaaagtcaGCAGGTTTCCATGATTTAAGCTTATTCACTTTACCTGTGTGACGACGATTGTGACGAATCAAGGAACCTTTGGTACGAAAGGATGTTCCACATAAGTCACACGAGAAGTTCTTCTGATCactgtgagttttcatgtgagTCCTCAAGTTGTTAGTCTGCcatatgaaaatgaaattaaaatcaaaaggATTAGTAGGACAATTCTAACTCCACCAAtaatgcatacacacacaaacacaactcaCTGTTTTGAATGTCTTTTCACACAGCTCGCAGATGTAACGTCCCTCTTGGTTGACTTTGTAAACAGGTTTGTCAGTGTCAGGATTGTCAGAAATGGATCCTTCGGTCACCTCTGACAGCTCTGTGACTTTAGGTGAGGCGGTTTTCTTCCTGCGACCTCGACCCAGCATACcactgttttcttattttttgaaaaaaaaaaaaaaagaggaggataATACAGGTGGAGATGAGATCAAAttcaaagactgaaaaaaaacttgactaaGGATTGAGAAaaggactggaaaaaaaaaaaaacaacactaacGCTTTGGTCTAATTCATCAGGCTTTGACCAGATGCTGTATTGCTGTTGTAGAGCAGAggtatcaaacacattttggttcagggaccacataAAGTCTTATTTCATCTTGTGTGGTCTGGACCAGTGAAGTAATGGCATAGatacctttaaatttaaactttcaaaTTTTTCTTTATTAAGGCGCAGAGTATGAGATGAAAACGCAGATATATTCACAAACAATGCAACTGGAAATGACTAAACTTTCAACATAGTAAATTTCAATGATACCTTCTAGTGCGAAATACAGACAAAtgtgttaataaaaaaataaattaaaaaaaacccctaaagGTGTGTTGTGCCAGATTGGAGTGTTTTGGACCAGTTTTGGACCATGGGCCTTATATTTGATACTCCTGCATTAGAGAGAGGTTCAAAGCATGCATTACACAGATCAACTAGGGATAAGACTGGACAACACTGGATTACACACTTTACGTAGATAATAACTGAAAAGTTTATGATGAATTACCATGAGTGATCTTGGCTGGTTCATGTGGGGATGCGCTTTCTCCACTGGCTGCATtaacctgcacacacaaaaatacacattacCATGAGGTTATTATCAGTGTGCCGGTCAGCACAGTTGTGCACACTTAGTCGTCCATACCTTCTGTGCAGGATCTTGTGCCTCCGCCCGTctgcagctgtgctgcagcttgtGCTGTATAAACGCTTCCAGTGTGGAAAACTCGGTTTGACAGCGCCCGCATTTGTGCACATCAtctaaaaatcacaaaaacaatgttCGAAGGGCATCTGTGCTTAAAGCCTCCACCAGGCTGGTGGAAAGTGTTCTAAACACAGTTGTTGTTTGGGCAGAAACTAGCCGCAGGTTGACGGCTAGCTACTAGCAACATTCACTACGTAGGAAGTTAGCAAGGCCCAAACGCTACCGCCGGTAAAGATTTTCGGACTTGTTGCGGCATTTTGAGGACTAACCTTCATCTCCCAAAGTAGTTTGGATGGTGATCGTCTCGGTGCCGTCTCTCGTCTGCTCCCTCTCCGCTTCTGCCGTATGATTATTTTCCACATTCATGTCGTTTCAGCTCTCCGTCTCTGTCGCAACGCCGCTAAGGGGAGGAAAACATGGCGGATTTACGACCCCGTAGTCATAACAACAAAAGAGCGATGACGTACGTGCGTAGGTTCATCAGCACGagatttttggaaaaaaaaaaaaaagatcaaacatGATCAATAATCAGCGCCCTTTTTCATTTAAACGTTTTCCATACATTAAAATGTAATTGGataactttattgtcattatatGTCACAGATGATGAAATTACATGTGTTGCTCCTTTTGTGCATTAATCTAAAGTTGCAAAAATCTAAaaaatggggtattttcacagcttcactacttcctgaaaatagctgtgcacattcatttcctgtcttacattattggccaaactgattaatccaggtgtgtctggtttagactgctgcaacaagacacacctggattaatcattttggccaataatgcaagacaggaaatgaatgtgcacagttaatttcaggaagtagtggagctgtgaaaatggcccattatccacaaatacagaaatttagtgtaaaaatgttgaaaaaatgCACAGTTCATATAAATCTGCAAATCTAAAAAGGACAGCACACAAAAGACAAATTATAAGCTTGTATATGATAGAGATATTGAAAAAAGAATAGAATTGAACAAAACCAGTGAAATATATAGCAAAGAAAAGTGTAATGTGACTTTAAGTTCACAAATGTTTCCCTGTGGATATTGCGTTTTTTGTTGTGGACAGAATGTGTATGAATCCGTGAATGTCGAAATTTAGGATTTTACTTACTGTATTTCctttatgttaagtttcattttctttctgtctgcatGGCATATCATTAAATTTCCCTTGCCTAaaggaacaacacacacagagagagagagagagagagagagagagagagagagagagagagagagagacagagagagagagagagagagagagagagagagagagagagagagagagagagagagagagagagagcttcaaCGATAAAATGTGGCTAATAAAATTGTAAATCAATACAGGATAATAACTTTATAACAAATATCCCAAGCATGGATCGAATTCTTTCCATTATATTGTTTtagaattattaaaataaataattaaaagaaTCAGTCCCAAAACAAAATCTAGACAAGATTTTTATGGATGAATTCTTTCACATGAAGTTGTGTCTGTGTCGCTTTACGACACAAGAGTAAACAAGCCACACTTTACTTTACGGCAGTGAAAATGGCGTCCCACTTCAGCGGTGTGTTGCAGTTGACAGACCTCGACGATTTTATCACTCCTTCTCAGGTGAATAAACACGCTATTGTAGTATGTGATAGCATATGCTTTTCCTCCCGGACAGATGTGTTTCATGTCAGGTTTCAcggtttttatgaaaattgaaTAAATTACCGGGAAACCTGCTGAATCAGCTCGCAGCTTCGCTACTGTTCTTATCAGTGCAAAAATAAAGAGCACAGCGACgagtttattttgattttgaacATCATTATGGTCTGATATTCACTCAAAGAATAATCTGTAGAGAAAAATTGAGTTAAATTAATCAT includes these proteins:
- the e4f1 gene encoding transcription factor E4F1, translated to MNVENNHTAEAEREQTRDGTETITIQTTLGDEDDVHKCGRCQTEFSTLEAFIQHKLQHSCRRAEAQDPAQKVNAASGESASPHEPAKITHENSGMLGRGRRKKTASPKVTELSEVTEGSISDNPDTDKPVYKVNQEGRYICELCEKTFKTTNNLRTHMKTHSDQKNFSCDLCGTSFRTKGSLIRHNRRHTDERPYRCTLCGQSFRESGALTRHLKALTPCTEKIRFVQYKEILVSKDGVQKGIEAEQTLAADQQQEVVVVEQQPQEEEMVETQTAVVSVVEAGSQEVLHQVHFTMEVDGTTQEQQVVVEQSQAEALAAAAAAGDNLICQAIINSGIALGTEETVVEESSPSPEEMNKVVSDRPDSDDGIIEIQVKEEFMEMEEKMGGSNNRASAKLHKCPHCNRSFKGLNYFRFHVKGHSGYKPFKCTLCQKEFLTGYLLKKHMEVHVSERRYKCGECGKLYKSIGHVREHMRAHSDERPYHCSRCNKGYKTKNALQVHQRTHGDEKPYVCNFCLRGFREKGSLVRHIRHHTGEKPFKCKKCGRGFAEHGTLNRHVRAKGGCHKDESIEQQEGLTEEQASVDSLATAAIISEDPHAVLVEFSSVVADTQEYIIKTQTEGELQEEEVTLIQDSQNEMENHIMKVVQQIVSQSQGAGGTGSHQIIVRNVAVNEDGPSVSDCGDTITIATPESLTEQVAMTLASAISDGTLLATAGAMETSEGTVTMVTTEEAVQEGIQMVQQQEEYVITSPEEVEIQTVVV